In Janthinobacterium sp. 67, a genomic segment contains:
- a CDS encoding ribosomal maturation YjgA family protein encodes MFLVKPERRRLPQVGATVAVIALGLASRAFPQFVPAALGKYPGDALWAMMIVFALGAIATRMRTWQLASWSLLICFAVEFGQLYQAPWIVALRAHPLGHLVLGSAFGWVDLIAYTAGVAIAALVDKAALFKRR; translated from the coding sequence ATGTTCCTGGTAAAACCTGAACGCCGCCGCCTGCCGCAGGTGGGCGCAACCGTGGCTGTCATCGCGCTGGGCCTGGCCTCGCGCGCCTTTCCCCAATTCGTCCCCGCCGCGCTCGGCAAGTATCCGGGCGACGCCCTGTGGGCCATGATGATCGTCTTTGCGCTGGGCGCCATCGCCACGCGCATGCGCACGTGGCAGCTGGCCTCGTGGTCCCTGCTGATCTGCTTTGCCGTGGAATTTGGCCAGCTATACCAGGCGCCGTGGATCGTCGCGTTGCGCGCCCATCCGCTGGGACACCTGGTGCTGGGCTCCGCCTTCGGCTGGGTCGACCTGATCGCCTACACGGCGGGCGTGGCGATCGCGGCGCTGGTCGATAAAGCGGCGCTGTTCAAGCGCCGCTAA
- a CDS encoding LysR family transcriptional regulator: MARLEVNRSGELEVFVRVVELGGFSAAARACGMTPSAVSKLVSRLEERLGARLLNRSTRQLQLTAEGCGLYERGQQVLAALDEAERCAGVQDVPRGKIRVNANVPFGQHFLLPLAPLFLERYPEVTLDIVLTDEVVDILEQRTDVAVRAGPLKSSSLLARKLGQTRMAIVAAPGYLARRGTPLTPAELASHNLLDANYARARSGWPLRLPEGDVVVPVTGNAQASDGEALRQLALAGLGLARLAAFQVRADIAAGRLQAVLEECNPGDSEEVHAVFVGQGGHVPLRVRVFLDFLAQHVDLG; this comes from the coding sequence CCGCCGCGCGCGCTTGCGGCATGACGCCGTCGGCCGTCAGCAAGCTCGTCTCGCGGCTGGAAGAGCGCCTGGGCGCGCGCCTGCTGAACCGCTCCACACGCCAGCTGCAACTGACGGCCGAAGGTTGCGGCCTGTACGAACGGGGGCAGCAGGTGCTGGCGGCGCTGGACGAGGCCGAGCGCTGCGCCGGCGTGCAGGATGTGCCGCGCGGCAAAATACGAGTCAATGCGAACGTGCCGTTCGGCCAGCATTTCTTGTTGCCGCTGGCGCCGTTGTTTCTCGAGCGCTATCCCGAGGTGACGCTCGACATCGTCCTCACGGATGAAGTCGTCGATATCCTCGAGCAGCGCACGGACGTGGCCGTGCGGGCGGGGCCATTGAAAAGTTCCAGCCTGCTGGCGCGCAAGCTGGGCCAGACGCGCATGGCCATCGTGGCGGCGCCAGGCTACCTGGCCCGGCGCGGCACGCCGTTGACGCCTGCCGAGCTGGCGTCGCACAATCTGCTCGACGCCAATTATGCGCGCGCCCGCTCGGGCTGGCCGCTGCGCCTGCCCGAGGGCGACGTCGTCGTGCCCGTCACGGGCAATGCACAGGCCAGCGATGGCGAAGCCTTGCGGCAGCTGGCGCTGGCGGGACTGGGACTGGCGCGCCTGGCCGCCTTCCAGGTGCGCGCCGATATCGCGGCCGGCCGTTTGCAGGCCGTGCTGGAAGAGTGCAATCCCGGCGACAGCGAGGAAGTGCATGCCGTGTTCGTGGGGCAAGGCGGGCATGTGCCGCTGCGCGTGCGCGTCTTTCTCGATTTCCTGGCGCAGCACGTCGACCTTGGCTAA
- a CDS encoding M16 family metallopeptidase, whose product MKPIKLLALPALLLSLYGAPLTLAHAADAAATAPMGATSVPNIAYEKYTLPNGLDVILVEDHKLPVTAVNIWYHVGPANEAPGLTGFAHLFEHMMFAATKHVPRGMADQLLEGAGATDSNGSTDFDRTNYFDTVPSNQLELALWTHSDRMGYLLDVLDQTALTNQQDVVRNERRQSVENAPYGIVQEALYHQLFPKTHPYYASVIGSHADIQNAKLADIKEFFSKYYGPNNASLVIAGDIDKAKTKELVNKYFGSFKSGPAVPKPDVVTPPIMQERRIVVQDRVELPRVFMAWLTPSAYTKDDAELSMAAHILAGGKSSRLYKSLVYDKQIAQDVGASQGSNALTSIFTIDATARPGRKPEEIEQALQAELEQLRAQGPTEKELERARNSIETSMLSQVEKMGGHGVANLLNEYNQYVGDPGYLAKDIARYRQVTAAGVQRAVDQYLKNQSRVVVYGVPGTPDLGAEVPTPAPGKVKPAPGTAINADEPWRNTVPKAGPAPKIVLPQGKSFTLANGLTVIHHYNGAVPLVSSQLVIKSGSGANPLAQPGLSSFTAQLLQEGTATRSAPQIADDVAQLGALLNTGSGVDASFAQLTSLKATFPQALDVLADVVLHPQFPQEEVERQRASRIGELAQQRENAGAVAARVEAAALYGPQHPYGYIQLGTEAALKAASRADLQGFWQQHYLPNNAALIVSGDIGEAELKALAEAKFGSWKAGTVAPSVAAAPQTTKAKLILVDKPGAPQTALRLSTIAVPRATPDYAPLQVMNAALGGLFTSRLNTNLREEKGYTYGVRSQFQYRKQPGPFSIAASVRTDVTGPAVSETVREIRAMIAKPLSNKELANARNSQVLSLPGQFETNASVSASMANTYIYGLGLDYYTTLPQRFASVTDKQVQQVAKKYLQPEKLIVIGVGDKAKIAPQLSKLKLAPVEVRDAEGNVK is encoded by the coding sequence ATGAAACCGATCAAACTGCTGGCCCTCCCCGCCTTGTTGCTGTCGCTGTACGGCGCCCCGCTCACCCTCGCCCATGCCGCCGATGCGGCCGCGACTGCCCCCATGGGTGCGACGTCCGTGCCGAATATCGCCTACGAAAAATACACCTTGCCGAACGGCCTCGACGTGATTCTCGTGGAAGACCATAAATTGCCCGTCACGGCCGTCAATATCTGGTACCACGTGGGTCCCGCGAATGAAGCGCCGGGCCTGACGGGCTTTGCGCATCTGTTCGAGCACATGATGTTTGCCGCCACCAAGCACGTGCCGCGCGGCATGGCCGACCAGTTGCTCGAAGGCGCGGGCGCCACCGATTCGAACGGCAGCACGGATTTCGACCGCACCAATTATTTCGACACGGTGCCGTCGAACCAGCTGGAACTGGCGCTGTGGACGCATTCCGACCGCATGGGCTATCTGCTGGACGTACTCGACCAGACGGCGCTGACGAACCAGCAGGACGTGGTGCGCAACGAGCGCCGCCAGAGCGTGGAAAATGCGCCGTACGGCATCGTGCAGGAAGCGCTGTACCACCAGCTGTTTCCCAAGACCCACCCGTATTACGCCAGCGTCATCGGTTCGCACGCGGACATCCAGAACGCGAAACTGGCCGACATCAAGGAATTCTTCAGCAAATACTATGGCCCCAACAACGCCAGCCTCGTGATCGCGGGCGACATCGACAAGGCGAAGACCAAGGAACTGGTCAACAAATACTTCGGCAGCTTCAAGAGCGGCCCGGCCGTGCCGAAACCCGATGTCGTGACGCCGCCCATCATGCAGGAGCGCCGCATCGTGGTGCAGGACCGGGTGGAATTGCCGCGCGTCTTCATGGCCTGGCTGACGCCGTCCGCCTACACAAAAGATGACGCGGAACTGTCGATGGCCGCGCACATCCTGGCCGGCGGCAAGTCCAGCCGTTTGTATAAATCGCTCGTGTACGACAAGCAGATCGCCCAGGACGTGGGCGCCAGCCAGGGCTCGAACGCCCTCACGTCGATTTTCACCATCGACGCGACGGCGCGCCCGGGCCGCAAGCCCGAGGAAATCGAGCAAGCCTTGCAGGCGGAGCTGGAGCAATTGCGCGCCCAGGGCCCGACCGAGAAGGAACTGGAACGGGCGCGCAACAGCATCGAGACGAGCATGCTGAGCCAGGTGGAAAAAATGGGCGGCCACGGCGTGGCCAACTTGCTCAACGAATACAACCAGTACGTGGGCGACCCCGGCTACCTGGCCAAGGATATCGCGCGCTACCGCCAGGTGACGGCGGCCGGCGTGCAGCGCGCCGTCGACCAGTACCTGAAAAACCAGTCGCGCGTGGTCGTCTACGGCGTGCCCGGCACGCCGGACTTGGGCGCGGAAGTGCCGACGCCGGCGCCGGGCAAGGTCAAGCCTGCGCCAGGCACGGCCATCAATGCGGACGAGCCATGGCGCAATACCGTGCCGAAGGCCGGTCCCGCGCCGAAGATTGTTTTACCGCAAGGAAAATCGTTCACCCTGGCGAACGGCCTGACCGTGATCCACCACTACAACGGGGCCGTGCCGCTCGTGTCCAGCCAGCTGGTCATCAAGAGCGGCTCGGGCGCCAATCCGCTGGCGCAGCCGGGCTTGTCGAGCTTTACGGCGCAATTGCTGCAGGAAGGCACGGCCACGCGCAGCGCGCCGCAAATCGCCGACGACGTGGCGCAGCTGGGCGCCCTGCTCAATACCGGTTCCGGCGTGGACGCGTCGTTCGCCCAGCTGACGTCGCTCAAAGCCACGTTCCCGCAAGCGCTCGACGTGCTGGCCGACGTGGTGCTGCACCCGCAATTTCCCCAGGAAGAAGTCGAGCGCCAGCGCGCCAGCCGCATCGGCGAACTGGCGCAGCAGCGCGAAAACGCGGGCGCCGTGGCGGCCAGAGTGGAGGCGGCGGCCCTGTACGGCCCGCAGCATCCGTATGGCTATATCCAGCTGGGCACGGAAGCGGCGCTGAAAGCGGCCAGCCGCGCCGACCTGCAAGGTTTCTGGCAGCAGCATTACCTGCCCAACAATGCGGCGCTGATCGTCTCGGGCGATATCGGCGAAGCGGAATTGAAGGCGCTGGCCGAAGCCAAGTTCGGCAGCTGGAAGGCAGGCACGGTGGCGCCGTCCGTGGCCGCCGCACCGCAGACGACGAAGGCGAAACTGATTTTGGTCGACAAGCCGGGCGCGCCGCAAACGGCCTTGCGCCTGTCGACCATCGCCGTGCCGCGCGCCACGCCCGATTACGCGCCGCTGCAAGTGATGAACGCGGCGCTGGGCGGTTTGTTTACCAGCCGCCTGAACACCAACTTGCGCGAAGAAAAGGGCTACACGTATGGCGTGCGCTCGCAATTCCAGTACCGCAAGCAGCCTGGACCGTTCTCGATTGCCGCCAGCGTGCGCACCGATGTGACGGGCCCGGCCGTGTCGGAAACCGTCAGGGAAATCCGCGCCATGATCGCCAAACCCTTGAGCAACAAGGAATTGGCGAATGCGCGCAACTCGCAAGTGCTGTCCTTGCCGGGCCAGTTCGAGACGAATGCCAGCGTCAGCGCCAGCATGGCCAACACGTACATCTACGGCCTGGGCCTCGACTACTACACGACCTTGCCGCAGCGCTTTGCCAGCGTGACGGACAAGCAGGTACAGCAGGTGGCGAAGAAATACCTGCAGCCGGAAAAGCTGATCGTCATCGGCGTGGGCGACAAGGCGAAGATCGCGCCGCAACTGTCGAAACTGAAGCTGGCGCCCGTGGAAGTGCGCGATGCCGAAGGCAACGTGAAGTGA